From Salarias fasciatus chromosome 12, fSalaFa1.1, whole genome shotgun sequence, the proteins below share one genomic window:
- the mapk1 gene encoding mitogen-activated protein kinase 1 has protein sequence MATAAVSAPAGCGPSPGPGTELVRGQAFDVGPRYSNLSYIGEGAYGMVCSAYDRDNKIRVAIKKISPFEHQTYCQRTLREIKILLRFKHENIIGINDIIRTPTIDQMKDVYIVQDLMETDLYKLLKTQHLSNDHICYFLYQILRGLKYIHSANVLHRDLKPSNLLLNTTCDLKICDFGLARVADPDHDHTGFLTEYVATRWYRAPEIMLNSKGYTKSIDIWSVGCILAEMLSNRPIFPGKHYLDQLNHILGILGSPSQEDLNCIINIKARNYLLSLPYRGKVPWNRLFPNADPKALDLLDKMLTFNPHKRIEVEEALAHPYLEQYYDPTDEPVAEAPFKFDMELDDLPKETLKELIFEETARFQPGFRS, from the exons ATGGCGACAGCTGCGGTGTCTGCCCCTGCTGGCTGCGGCCCCAGCCCCGGCCCGGGAACCGAGCTGGTCCGCGGGCAGGCCTTCGACGTCGGGCCTCGGTACAGCAACCTCTCCTACATCGGGGAGGGAGCCTACGGGATGGTGTG CTCAGCTTACGACCGGGACAATAAGATCCGTGTGGCCATTAAGAAGATCAGCCCCTTCGAGCACCAGACGTACTGCCAGCGCACGCTGCGAGAGATCAAAATCCTGCTGCGCTTCAAGCATGAGAACATCATTGGAATCAACGATATCATCCGCACGCCCACCATCGACCAGATGAAGGATGT ATATATTGTCCAGGATCTCATGGAAACAGATCTGTACAAGCTCCTGAAGACCCAGCACCTGAGCAACGACCACATCTGCTACTTCCTCTACCAGATCCTCCGAGGGCTCAAGTACATCCACTCCGCCAACGTCCTGCACCGCGACCTGAAGCCCTCCAACCTCCTGCTCAACACCACCTGCGATCTCAAG ATCTGTGACTTCGGGTTGGCGCGTGTGGCGGACCCCGACCACGATCACACCGGTTTCCTCACAGAGTACGTCGCCACTCGCTGGTACCGAGCTCCTGAGATAATGCTCAACTCCAAG GGCTACACCAAGTCCATAGACATCTGGTCAGTGGGTTGCATCCTGGCTGAGATGCTGTCTAACAGGCCAATCTTTCCCGGGAAGCACTATTTGGATCAACTTAACCACATTTTGG GAATCCTGGGTTCTCCCTCTCAGGAGGATCTCAACTGCATCATCAACATTAAGGCCAGGAACTACCTTCTGTCGCTGCCTTACCGCGGCAAGGTGCCGTGGAACCGCCTCTTCCCCAACGCCGATCCCAAAG CTTTGGACCTGCTGGACAAGATGTTGACCTTTAACCCCCACAAGAGGATTGAAGTGGAGGAGGCCCTGGCCCACCCCTACCTGGAACAATACTACGACCCCACAGATGAG CCCGTCGCCGAGGCCCCGTTCAAATTCGACATGGAGCTGGACGACCTTCCCAAAGAGACGCTGAAGGAGCTCATCTTTGAAGAAACTGCACGTTTCCAGCCCGGCTTTAGGTCCTAA
- the LOC115397695 gene encoding LOW QUALITY PROTEIN: FK506-binding protein 15-like (The sequence of the model RefSeq protein was modified relative to this genomic sequence to represent the inferred CDS: deleted 1 base in 1 codon) — MFGGDDEDGDFLSPTGGAKLASLFGLDQEASGGNESFQYTAPKQPRKTSNPAPANQKAAPPPGAPAVLLATAVQAFRYINGQYVKQGKLGAAVLGSHAAREYKLLLYMSQQKQVTAAKIHTGFVFTVQLNNYCTFYDDQRQNWSLMFESDKSAYEFCKEVCLAKANSAPCLDAVVVQDLSLGEGPAVEHGDSLEVVYTGWLLQNQAFGQMFDTNQNKDKLLRLKIGAGKVIKGWEEGMLGMKKAGRRLLVIPPGLAYGAKGVPSRVPSNSTLIFEAEIRRVKFSRDSGSDRASASSRDSAAPSPAPSPAPSVESLTPEAPAPAAAAAAATTATAAATGPGRPGDPPLRSKSNSLNEQLSNPDTTKAKLISRMAKMGQPMLPFLTGVSGQPESSDSELEDSSSRRVKDRPAASSPVQIAAAAAPAAAHAHPHPHPTPVSALMPLVSSVAPGSSHHAFQPYSYTHTQSAAPSQLQPVGQVYPSQTAPYMAAGSGEVTSFLMTEARQHNTEIRLAVGKVADKVDQLVSKVDDLQRQGSLSMGVSNMSMETSMIMHNIQRIIQENECLKKEVFEKSSRIEEQNRKIGDLINENQRYMEQSHQLLEQRTDSLKSSSEHSQARLLQAEQDKVRLSEDLASAAARLSQVQLEASAHQQKAAELQSKLSSALQDGESHGRHVAALEAQLEELKEATERTQTQHRSERQKRKELELRASGLEEELQDLRADKESLERTLSERKSKWQAERRRRDEEVEELRRSSQQELDAVRAQLRRARTSSDQAASEQLGQLQAELEEEWRARSQQAAAAAEQRHRRETAELSEQRDALQEQLRQLQEKFTALKQSRDSDELRGNQSEELRVLQEKYSTLEQQAAAEREELERRVSELQRRGEDTGTSSGDTAAEVKRVMNGVFHSLRGEFELGETYSGQAVLAVIVGTIKNVTLQLLSGADRPAVPPREEEEEEEEESSEQVKEKEEKPHLNGERETEAEEDVRRNESQQVREDQEGEEEEAPQRKKEEEEEAPPRKKEEDQEEEEQTEAELKTPHLTEAPQPVGPGPDPDPDPAAELQPPETEAEPAEIQQEVQHSAPAQEGDASKSAQDAHEGYRPEDGRETESERREERREERRGGACRRNS, encoded by the exons ATGTTCGGCGGGGACGATGAAGACGGAGACTTTCTATCTCCTACAGGAGG GGCCAAACTGGCGTCCCTGTTCGGGTTGGACCAAGAGGCCAGCGGGGGGAACGAGTCCTTCCAGTACACGGCCCCCAAACAGCCCCGCAAGACGTCCAACCCAG CTCCGGCCAATCAGAAAGCAGCTCCTCCCCCGGGAGCCCCGGCAGTGTTACTCGCCACGGCGGTTCAGGCCTTCAGATA CATTAACGGACAATACGTGAAGCAGGGGAAGCTGGGAGCAGCCGTGCTGGGCAGCCACGCCGCCAGAGAG TACAAACTGCTCCTTTACATGAGCCAGCAGAAGCAAGTGACGGCGGCCAAGATCCACACGGGCTTCGTCTTCACG GTGCAGCTAAACAATTACTGCACGTTCTACGACGACCAGAGGCAGAACTGGTCCCTGATGTTTGAGTCGGACAAATCCGCGTACGAGTTCTGCAAAGAG gtgtgtttgGCCAAAGCGAACAGCGCCCCCTGTCTGGACGCCGTGGTGGTCCAGGACCTGAGTCTGGGCGAGGGTCCGGCCGTGGAGCACGGAGACTCTCTGGAGGTGGTCTACACCGGCTggctcctgcagaaccaggccttCGGACAG ATGTTTGACACCAACCAGAACAAAGACAAACTGCTGCGGCTGAAAATCGGAGCCGGGAAAGTCATCAAA GGCTGGGAGGAAGGCATGCTGGGGATGAAGAAGGCA GGCCGCCGTCTCCTCGTCATCCCGCCCGGCCTGGCGTACGGCGCTAAAGGAGTCCCCAGCCGTGTCCCGTCCAACAGCACTCTGATCTTTGAGGCCGAGATCCGACGG GTGAAGTTTTCCAGGGACAGCGGCTCCGATCGAGCCAGCGCCAGCTCCAGAGACTCTGCCGCCCCCTCTCCGGCTCCCTCTCCGGCGCCCAGCGTGGAAAGCCTGACCCCCGAGGCCCCGGCTccggctgccgccgccgccgccgccaccaccgccaccgctGCCGCCACCGGCCCCGGCAGACCGGG CGACCCGCCTCTTCGTTCAAAGTCAAACTCTCTGAACGAGCAGCTCAGT AATCCAGACACCACTAAAGCCAAGCTCATCTCTCGCATGGCAAAGATGGGTCAGCCCATGCTGCCCTTCCTGACGGGGGTGTCCGGACAGCCTGAATCCAGCGACTCTGAGCTGGAG gacTCCAGCAGCCGCCGAGTGAAGGACCGTCCTGCGGCTTCGTCTCCGGTGCAGatcgctgctgccgctgctccagctgctgcacacg ctcaccctcaccctcaccccaCACCAGTCTCTGCCTTAATGCCCCTGGTGTCGTCTGTCGCCCCGGGCAGCAGCCACCACGCCTTCCAG CCTtactcgtacacacacacacagtctgcggCTCCATCTCAGCTGCAGCCGGTCGGCCAGGTCTACCCCTCACAGACTGCCCCCTACATGG CGGCGGGCTCCGGGGAGGTGACCTCCTTCCTGATGACCGAGGCCCGACAGCACAACACGGAGATCCGGCTCGCCGTGGGGAAAGTAGCGGATAAAGTGGATCAGCTGGTGTCGAAG GTGGACGACCTTCAGAGGCAGGGCAGTCTCTCCATGGGCGTGTCCAACATGTCCATGGAGACCTCCATGATCATGCACAACATCCAAAGAATTATCCAG GAGAATGAATGTTTGAAAAAGGAGGTCTTCGAGAAAAGTTCTCGCATCGAGGAACAGAACCGAAAGATCGGAGATCTCATCAACGAGAACCAGAG GTACATGGAGCAGAGccaccagctgctggagcagaggacCGACTCCCTGAAGTCCTCCAGCGAGCACAGCCAGGCCCGGCTGCTGCAGGCCGAGCAGGACAAG GTCCGTCTCAGCGAGGACCTGGCCTCGGCCGCCGCTCGCCTCTCCCAGGTGCAGCTGGAGGCGTCGGCCCACCAGCAGAAGGCCGCCGAGCTGCAGAGCAAACTGAGCTCGGCGCTGCAGGACGGCGAGAGCCACGGCCGGCACGTCGCCGCCCTGGAGGCGCAGCTGGAAG AGCTGAAGGAGGCGACAGAGAGGACTCAGACTCAGCACCGCTCGGAGAGGCAGAAACGCAAAGAGCTGGAGCTGAGAGCGAgcggcctggaggaggagctgcaggacctgAGGGCCGATAAAGAGAGTCTGGAGCGA ACTctgtcagagaggaagagcaagtGGCAGGCGGAGCGTCGGCGCCGggacgaggaggtggaggagctgcgccGGAGCAGCCAGCAGGAGCTGGACGCCGTGCGCGCTCAGCTGCGCCGGGCGCGGACCAGCAGCGACCAGGCGGCGTCCGAGCAGCTGGGCCAGCTGCaggccgagctggaggaggagtggagggcgAGGAgccagcaggcggcggcggcggccgaacAGCGACACCGCAGAGAGACGGCGGAGCTGAGCGAGCAGCGGGAcgctctgcaggagcagctcaggcagctgcaggagaag TTCACAGCTCTGAAACAGAGTCGAGATTCAGACGAGCTGAGAGGGAATCAGAGCGAAGAGCTGCGAGTCCTCCAGGAGAAA TACTCCACCCTggagcagcaggcggcggctgagagggaggagctggagagacgggtgtcggagctgcagaggaggggggaggacacGGGGACGAGCTCTGGAGACACGGCAGCAGAG gtGAAGCGTGTGATGAACGGAGTGTTTCACTCTCTGCGGGGGGAGTTTGAGCTCGGGGAGACGTACAGTGGACAGGCCGTGCTCGCAGTGATTGTCGGTACCATCAAG AATGTAACTCTGCAGCTTCTCAGCGGCGCCGACAGACCTGCTGTTCcacccagagaggaggaggaggaggaggaggaggaatcaaGTGAGCaagtgaaagaaaaggaggagaaacctCATCtgaatggagagagagaaacggaagcagaggaagacgtACGTAGGAATGAATCTCAGCAAGTCAGGGAGGatcaggagggagaggaggaggaagcaccgcagaggaagaaagaggaggaggaggaagcaccaccgaggaagaaagaggaggatcaggaggaggagga gcagacagaagctgagctgaagacGCCACACCTGACGGAGGCTCCACAGCCTgtgggtcctggtcctgatcctgatcctgatccagcAGCTGAACTCCAGCCTCCGGAGACCgaagcagaaccagcagagatCCAGCAGGAGGTCCAACACTCGGCTCCTGCACAGGAAGGGGACGCTAGCAAGTCGGCGCAGGACGCACATGAAGGTTACCGGCCTGAGGATGGACGGGAGACGGAgtcggagaggagggaggagaggagggaggagaggaggggcggAGCATGCAGAAGAAACTCCTGA